The following DNA comes from Moritella sp. 24.
CCCACAACCTCAGTGATATTCACAATACGACGTTTACCATCTCGCATACGTTCTACTTGTACAATCACGTCTAAAGTACTGGCAATTTGACGGCGTAATGCTGATACAGGCAAATTGACTTCTGCCATCTGTAACATATTTTCTAAGCGAATAAGCGCATCATGTGGGGAGTTAGCGTGAAGCGTTGACATTGAACCATCATGACCGGTATTCATCGCCTGCATCATATCAAATGCTTCAGCGCCACGAACTTCACCCAAAATAATACGGTCTGGGCGCATTCGCAGAGCATTACGTAATAATTCACGTTGTCCAATGGCGGTAGACCCTTCTGCATTCGCAGGGCGAGTTTCAATGCTGACAACATGTGGTTGCTGTAATTTTAATTCCGCAGCATCTTCAATCGTGATAATACGTTCGTCGGGTGAAATACCAAATGACAGCGCATTCAATAATGTTGTTTTACCTGCACCCGTACCACCAGAGATCAATACATTTACACGTGAACGAGCAATAATATTCAATACACTCGCCATCTCGCTCGACATTGCACCTAATGCAGCAAGCTGTTCTAAACTGTGCTTCTGTTCATTAAATTTACGAATCGAAATACACGTACCATTTAATGCTAATGGTGGAATGAGCACATTCACTCGGCTACCGTTTGGTAAACGAGCATCGACCATAGGTGTTGTTTCATCAACACGGCGGCCAATACGACTCACGATTCTTCTCGCTAAGTTCAATACGTGTTCTTCATCGCGAAAACTCACGTCTGCACGTTTTATCTTACCGCGATACTCAACAAAAACTTCACGATGTCCATTAACCATAATGTCGGTGATCTCTGGATCATCCATCAACACTTGTAACGGCCCAAGCCCCAGCATTTCATCAACAAGGCGTTGACTAATTGCACGCTGTTCAATACCGCCAATCGGAAATTGTTGACGTGCAGCTATATCCCCTACTGCTTCAAACGTGCGGACTTCAAGCTCTTCGGGGCTAAGTGTGACAACAACCGCTGGGGCGATAATCGCCATGATTTCTTTTTGAATAACACGAAAACGCTGTTCTTCAATATGATGATTCGGTGTTACCTCTGCAACAGACGTTAGTACTGACAATGTTGACGCTGATTCAGTCTCTGGTGTCGATGTTGTTATACGCGTTCCAAACATTACGCCCCCTTACGCCAGCGAAATAAACGTCGCTTCGATGCTTCAGTATCACCACTAATCAGTGCAACTAATTTTTTAAGCGCTTTCGCATTACGGCTTTTTTGCGTTATCGCTAATACGCCTAATGCACTACTCGTGCGCATATAACCTGGTGAATATGGTATTTCAGCGTCCAGTTTTCGATCTAATGTCGCGGCCACATCTTTCGCTGTAATTAACGATAGAGACTCAGGTGTTGTATGATTCAACACCACTAATGTGCGTGTTGTTGATGACGTTTCTAACTTCGTCAGTAATTGATTAGTACTGCGAATAGACGCCAGTGTTGGTTCAACGATCACAACACGAATATCGCTACTATTTAATGTGTCAAAACCCACTTTATCGCGTAAACAAAACGCGGGAATATCCCAAAGTAAATGCGTTGCTTGTTGTAAACAGAATGCCGATACTTTCGCCATACTTGTTACATCAGGCCAGAAGTGCTGCTCAAAACCTGACGCATAGCCAGTAAACACATATAAGTCATCATTCACCTTGATGCCACTACGTTGGTAGATAACAGGTTCTAGACGATCAGGAAATTGCAGCATTTCTAATAATGCATTGTTCGCTTGTACGCTAAATTGCAGATCTAAATCACCGGTGACAAAGTCAAGGTCTGCACAAGCAACGCTTGTATTCTGCTGTTGTGATAAACCCCAAGCAATATTCGCTAATAAAGACGTTGTACCCGCGCCACCTTTGGCACTGACTATCGCAATTTTATTCGTATTAATCGGATTATTCACAACATCACCGACACTATATTCATTCGCTATTGGCTGAGACATATTCATGATTATTGTCCCCCTAAACTAGCGGCAATAGTCTTATCCGCATTAGAGTCTGTTTTCGTATTACTATTTGCACTCGGTTGGTAATAAGCATCAACCCTTGAAACCGCTTTACGCCCTTCTGTTGCATCAAGGGTGCGCCCAACAATCAGATCTCTTGGTGTCGCGACCATTTGCGCTAACGCACTGACATTTGCACACCCAAAATTAGGACTAGAGTTGAATTCATTCAGCACCATATGCCCCTCTTTACCAGCTTGGCAATGAGGAACAAGGCTACGGTATGACTCAACGATCAAAACAACATCGATTGTTGATGACGTCTCTTTAACTTGGCTTGCCACCTGAGATGGATACACGCCAGCCTCTTTCAATAAAGTGATTAATGCAGGTACGACGTTTGTACCTTTATCACTATAACTGTCAATTTTAACCCTCAGTGCAGACTGCTCGCCACGTTGATAAATAAAGGTATTAATCGCTGCTTTATCACTTTTTGTTAGTCTTGTTGAATCAAGTTTCAACGCAATTTTATGTGTCACGGCTTCTACTTGAACCTGTGGTTGTCGCTGTACAGAATCAATGGCACACGCATTCAACAAACCACACATTATTAATATCGAAAATATCCGCATAACTACCTCAGTAATAAAATCCGTTATCGCCAAGCAGTCGCGGTTGGCGATTGTCGGTACGATCTACATTGTCTGTTGAATTTGTTGCTTGTGTTGATATTGGCCACGCTAATAAACGTTCAACATCGCTCATCGGGATCAAACCATCCGTCGGTAGCGGTAACGAGTCAGAACGTGTTGGTTGCACTAAATAAGCAGTCGCAATAATAATGAGTTCGGTTTCTTCACGCTGAAATTCTGTTGAACGAAATAGCGCACCAAGTACCGGAATATCACCCAGCAATGGCATCTTTTGTAACTGCTCAATATCTTTTGATTGCAACAAGCCCCCTAACGCAAAGCTTTGACCACTAGCCAATTCAACCGTCGTTGATGCACGGCGCGTTACAAAGGTCGGGAATGAAGAACTGCCTTGCTGGCCACCAATTTGCACACTGGTTTCCGATGACACAGTACTGACCTCAGAAGATACTTTTAGACTAATTTGATTAGCACTTAATACGACAGGTTTAAAATCTAATTTCACACCAAATTGCTTATATTCAACCGAGGCCGTATCACTGTAAACTAACGGCAGTGGGATCTCGCCACCCACTAAGAAGGATGCTTCTTCACCACTCATTGCGGTCAGGTTTGGTTCAGCTAATACCGACATCATGCCATTAGTCGCTAATGCATCAACGATCACCGATAGATCAGCCCAACCCGCAGGATTAACACCGCCAAGTTTGCCACCGTAGTTTTCTAAAAATGCAAACGTACCGGTACCAAAACCCTGTGAGCCCCACTTAATACCTAATTTATTTGATACTTTACGGGACACTTCAGCAATGCGAATACGCAAGTTAACTTGATTAGGCATGGTGACTTGCAATTGGTTTATTAGCTCATCATCATCCGTTTTAGTGGCTGGAGCAGGTGCGGCAGTCGCACCTTTCTCATTATCCCCTTGCTGACCCTCACTCGACTCAGAAACGGCAAGTGAAGAAACATAACCTTCAGACAAACGAACAATTTTCTCTGCCATGCTTGGTGTTGGTACTTGCCCTTTTAAGAACAACTTACCCGCTGTCGACTCAGCATTAAATATCGCGTCAGGAAACTCACTATGAATCAGGTCATTAAGTTCGGTGACATTATGGTTAACCTTCACTGTTGCAGAGTAAATAACATTTTCTTTTGCATCGAGTACATACAATGATGTACTGCCTGTTTTCTTACCAAATACCATTATCTTGGTGTTGGTTAATGTTTGATAATCGGCAATACCACTACTGGCAATAAAAATAGATTTCGCAGTTTTTGGTAACACCACTAATCGGGCTTTGTTTAATACCACATCTAAGGTTTGCGCTTGTAACGCAGCGCTAAGTAATAATAGCGACAATGCACT
Coding sequences within:
- a CDS encoding type II and III secretion system protein family protein, whose amino-acid sequence is MIKQLVSALSLLLLSAALQAQTLDVVLNKARLVVLPKTAKSIFIASSGIADYQTLTNTKIMVFGKKTGSTSLYVLDAKENVIYSATVKVNHNVTELNDLIHSEFPDAIFNAESTAGKLFLKGQVPTPSMAEKIVRLSEGYVSSLAVSESSEGQQGDNEKGATAAPAPATKTDDDELINQLQVTMPNQVNLRIRIAEVSRKVSNKLGIKWGSQGFGTGTFAFLENYGGKLGGVNPAGWADLSVIVDALATNGMMSVLAEPNLTAMSGEEASFLVGGEIPLPLVYSDTASVEYKQFGVKLDFKPVVLSANQISLKVSSEVSTVSSETSVQIGGQQGSSSFPTFVTRRASTTVELASGQSFALGGLLQSKDIEQLQKMPLLGDIPVLGALFRSTEFQREETELIIIATAYLVQPTRSDSLPLPTDGLIPMSDVERLLAWPISTQATNSTDNVDRTDNRQPRLLGDNGFYY
- a CDS encoding CpaD family pilus assembly lipoprotein is translated as MRIFSILIMCGLLNACAIDSVQRQPQVQVEAVTHKIALKLDSTRLTKSDKAAINTFIYQRGEQSALRVKIDSYSDKGTNVVPALITLLKEAGVYPSQVASQVKETSSTIDVVLIVESYRSLVPHCQAGKEGHMVLNEFNSSPNFGCANVSALAQMVATPRDLIVGRTLDATEGRKAVSRVDAYYQPSANSNTKTDSNADKTIAASLGGQ
- a CDS encoding CpaF family protein, with translation MFGTRITTSTPETESASTLSVLTSVAEVTPNHHIEEQRFRVIQKEIMAIIAPAVVVTLSPEELEVRTFEAVGDIAARQQFPIGGIEQRAISQRLVDEMLGLGPLQVLMDDPEITDIMVNGHREVFVEYRGKIKRADVSFRDEEHVLNLARRIVSRIGRRVDETTPMVDARLPNGSRVNVLIPPLALNGTCISIRKFNEQKHSLEQLAALGAMSSEMASVLNIIARSRVNVLISGGTGAGKTTLLNALSFGISPDERIITIEDAAELKLQQPHVVSIETRPANAEGSTAIGQRELLRNALRMRPDRIILGEVRGAEAFDMMQAMNTGHDGSMSTLHANSPHDALIRLENMLQMAEVNLPVSALRRQIASTLDVIVQVERMRDGKRRIVNITEVVGLEGDQYLTHDLFHFDYQYMDVNGDLVGQFLSNKILPRFTEKARYYQLESQLKQALGVR